One genomic segment of Burkholderia pyrrocinia includes these proteins:
- a CDS encoding ABC transporter ATP-binding protein, whose amino-acid sequence MNDAPPPLVEISHVAKSYRRGNQIVPVLTDITLDIGEGDFVALMGPSGSGKSTLLNLVAGIDRPDSGELHVGGLDISQLAEAQLAEWRAANVGFIFQFYNLMPVLTAFENVELPLMLTHLSRRERRERVELVLDMVNLGDRTSHYPSELSGGQQQRVAIARALITDPVLIVADEPTGDLDRASATDVLAMLQRMNAELGKTIIMVTHDAHAAGAARSLVHLEKGELIDGHAG is encoded by the coding sequence GTGAACGACGCGCCGCCGCCCCTCGTCGAGATCAGCCACGTCGCGAAGTCGTACCGGCGCGGCAACCAGATCGTGCCCGTGCTGACCGACATCACGCTCGACATCGGCGAAGGCGACTTCGTCGCGCTGATGGGGCCGTCGGGTTCCGGCAAGAGCACGCTGCTGAACCTGGTGGCCGGCATCGACCGGCCCGACAGCGGCGAGCTGCACGTGGGCGGCCTCGATATCTCGCAGCTCGCGGAGGCGCAACTGGCCGAATGGCGCGCGGCGAACGTCGGCTTCATCTTCCAGTTCTACAACCTGATGCCCGTGCTCACCGCGTTCGAGAACGTCGAGCTGCCGCTGATGCTCACGCACCTGTCGCGCCGCGAGCGGCGCGAGCGCGTCGAGCTGGTGCTCGACATGGTGAACCTCGGCGACCGGACCAGCCACTACCCGTCCGAGCTGTCGGGCGGCCAGCAGCAGCGTGTCGCGATCGCTCGCGCGCTGATCACCGATCCCGTGCTGATCGTCGCCGACGAGCCGACCGGCGACCTCGACCGCGCGTCGGCCACCGACGTGCTCGCGATGCTGCAGCGGATGAACGCCGAGCTCGGCAAGACGATCATCATGGTGACCCACGACGCGCATGCGGCCGGCGCCGCGCGGTCGCTCGTGCATCTGGAAAAAGGGGAGCTGATCGATGGGCACGCCGGCTGA
- a CDS encoding orotate phosphoribosyltransferase, which translates to MTGYDRQSISDTTAKMLLEVQAVHFNAEKPFVFTSGWASPVYIDCRKLISYPRVRRGLMEMAETTILRDIGFEQIDAVAGGETAGIPFAAWIADRMMVPMQYVRKKPKGFGRNAQIEGHLEEGSRVLLVEDLTTDSRSKINFINALRTAGATVNHCFVLFHYNIFKESVSVLKDIDVDLHALATWWDVLRIAKASGYFETKTLDEVEKFLHAPAEWSAAHGGATGAQE; encoded by the coding sequence ATGACAGGCTACGATCGTCAGTCGATCTCGGATACGACCGCCAAAATGCTGCTCGAAGTGCAGGCGGTGCACTTCAACGCCGAAAAACCCTTCGTCTTCACGTCGGGCTGGGCAAGCCCCGTTTATATCGACTGCCGCAAGCTGATCTCGTATCCGCGTGTGCGCCGCGGCCTGATGGAAATGGCGGAAACGACGATCCTGCGCGACATCGGTTTCGAGCAGATCGACGCGGTGGCGGGCGGCGAAACGGCCGGCATCCCGTTCGCGGCGTGGATCGCGGACCGGATGATGGTGCCGATGCAGTACGTGCGCAAGAAACCGAAGGGTTTCGGCCGCAACGCGCAGATCGAAGGCCATCTGGAAGAAGGCTCGCGCGTGCTGCTGGTGGAAGACCTGACGACCGACAGCCGCAGCAAGATCAACTTCATCAACGCGCTGCGCACCGCGGGCGCGACGGTGAACCACTGCTTCGTGCTGTTCCACTACAACATCTTCAAGGAAAGCGTGTCGGTCCTGAAGGACATCGACGTCGACCTGCACGCGCTGGCGACGTGGTGGGACGTGCTGCGCATCGCGAAGGCATCGGGCTACTTCGAGACGAAGACGCTCGACGAAGTCGAGAAGTTCCTGCACGCGCCGGCCGAGTGGTCGGCCGCGCACGGCGGCGCGACGGGCGCCCAGGAGTGA
- a CDS encoding YbhB/YbcL family Raf kinase inhibitor-like protein, whose amino-acid sequence MRVDRRITPPAPSGRPSPFLALLLCSAVFAALPAHPEGPFTVSSDDLTPGGRVRAANVFDRGDCKGANRSPQLSWHNPPPGTRGYAVTIFDPDAPGHGWWHWAVAVIPATVTSLPADASASGFLRRIGASEARNDFGIDGYGGPCPPPGKPHRYVITVYALKGSDLRVAQGRPAPMFEHEIGTLAIGTAQFTVSYGQ is encoded by the coding sequence ATGCGTGTGGATCGCCGGATCACTCCGCCTGCGCCATCGGGTCGCCCGTCTCCGTTCCTCGCCCTCCTCCTTTGCAGCGCCGTCTTCGCGGCGCTGCCCGCGCATCCGGAAGGCCCGTTCACCGTGTCGAGCGACGACCTGACGCCCGGCGGGCGCGTCCGCGCCGCGAACGTGTTCGATCGCGGCGACTGCAAGGGCGCGAACCGCTCGCCGCAACTCAGCTGGCACAACCCGCCGCCCGGCACGCGCGGCTACGCGGTCACGATCTTCGATCCCGACGCGCCCGGGCACGGCTGGTGGCACTGGGCCGTGGCGGTCATCCCGGCCACGGTCACGAGCCTGCCCGCCGACGCGAGCGCGTCCGGCTTCCTGCGGCGCATCGGCGCGAGCGAGGCGCGCAACGATTTCGGGATCGACGGCTACGGCGGCCCGTGCCCGCCGCCCGGCAAGCCGCATCGCTACGTGATCACCGTCTACGCGCTGAAGGGCAGCGACCTGCGCGTCGCGCAGGGCCGCCCCGCGCCGATGTTCGAGCACGAGATCGGCACGCTCGCGATCGGCACCGCGCAATTCACCGTCAGCTACGGGCAGTGA
- a CDS encoding Mut7-C RNAse domain-containing protein: protein MATATFRFHGELNAFLPRAQRDRAFGHACARDATVKHAIEALGVPHTEIGRLRVNDTPAALDRPLDDGDRVEAFPERAQPAANGATAPQPEQWRFVADAHLGGLAQLLRLAGFDTCYDNHYRDDELAALAGREGRIVLTRDRELLKRRAVARGCYLHALQPADQLRELFERLDLAPHMRPFRLCLRCNAPLHPLDAAAAAPRVPDGVRQRHRRFAACDVCRRVFWEGSHWRRMRSVVDAMRAPAPLSGRGDA from the coding sequence ATGGCGACCGCGACCTTCCGCTTCCATGGCGAACTGAACGCCTTTCTCCCGCGCGCACAGCGCGACCGCGCGTTCGGGCACGCGTGCGCACGCGATGCGACGGTGAAGCACGCGATCGAGGCGCTCGGCGTACCGCATACCGAAATCGGCCGGCTCCGCGTGAACGACACGCCGGCCGCGCTCGACCGCCCGCTCGACGACGGCGACCGTGTCGAAGCCTTTCCGGAGCGCGCGCAGCCGGCGGCGAACGGTGCAACCGCGCCGCAACCGGAACAATGGCGCTTCGTCGCCGACGCGCATCTCGGCGGCCTCGCGCAACTGCTGCGCCTCGCCGGCTTCGACACCTGCTACGACAACCACTACCGCGACGACGAGCTCGCGGCGCTCGCCGGCCGCGAGGGCCGGATCGTGCTGACCCGCGACCGCGAGCTGCTCAAGCGGCGCGCGGTCGCACGCGGCTGCTACCTGCACGCGCTGCAGCCGGCCGACCAGCTACGCGAGCTGTTCGAGCGGCTCGACCTCGCGCCGCACATGCGGCCGTTCCGGCTGTGCCTGCGCTGCAATGCTCCGCTGCATCCGCTCGACGCGGCCGCTGCCGCGCCGCGCGTGCCGGACGGCGTCCGGCAGCGGCACCGGCGCTTCGCCGCGTGCGACGTGTGCCGGCGCGTGTTCTGGGAAGGCTCGCACTGGCGGCGCATGCGTTCGGTGGTCGACGCGATGCGCGCGCCGGCGCCTCTGTCCGGCCGTGGCGACGCCTGA
- the argC gene encoding N-acetyl-gamma-glutamyl-phosphate reductase: MSTKVFVDGQEGTTGLKIFEYLSARNDIEILRIDEAKRKDVDERRRLINASDVTFLCLPDVASRESASLVENPNTTLIDASTAFRTSADWAYGLPELTRAQREKIRTSKRVAVPGCHASAFVLAMRPLVDAGIVAPTFAAHSYSITGYSGGGKSMIADYENAAPGGKLASPRPYALGLTHKHLPEMAAHTGLANPPIFTPIVGPFLKGLAVTTYFTPDQLAKRATPQDVQRVFAEYYANEAFVRVAPFDADANLDSGFFDVQANNDTNRVDLFVFGNEERFVTVARLDNLGKGASGAAIQCMNLAIGSAEDAGLTR, from the coding sequence ATGAGCACCAAAGTTTTTGTCGACGGCCAGGAAGGCACGACCGGCCTCAAGATCTTCGAATACCTGTCGGCGCGCAACGACATCGAGATCCTGCGCATCGATGAAGCGAAGCGCAAGGACGTCGACGAGCGCCGCCGCCTGATCAACGCGTCGGACGTCACGTTTCTGTGCCTGCCGGACGTCGCGTCGCGCGAATCGGCCTCGCTCGTCGAGAACCCGAACACGACGCTGATCGACGCGAGCACCGCGTTCCGCACCAGCGCCGACTGGGCCTACGGCCTGCCCGAACTGACCCGCGCGCAGCGCGAGAAGATTCGCACGTCGAAGCGCGTCGCAGTGCCGGGCTGCCACGCATCGGCCTTCGTGCTCGCGATGCGCCCGCTCGTCGATGCGGGCATCGTCGCACCGACGTTCGCCGCGCACAGCTACTCGATCACCGGCTACAGCGGCGGCGGCAAGTCGATGATCGCCGACTACGAGAACGCGGCACCGGGCGGCAAGCTCGCGAGCCCGCGCCCGTACGCGCTCGGCCTCACGCACAAGCACCTGCCGGAAATGGCCGCGCACACGGGCCTCGCGAACCCGCCGATCTTCACGCCGATCGTCGGCCCGTTCCTGAAGGGTCTCGCTGTGACGACCTATTTCACGCCCGACCAGCTCGCGAAGCGCGCGACGCCGCAGGACGTGCAGCGCGTGTTCGCCGAGTACTACGCGAACGAAGCGTTCGTGCGCGTCGCGCCGTTCGACGCGGACGCCAACCTCGACAGCGGCTTCTTCGACGTGCAGGCGAACAACGACACGAACCGGGTCGACCTGTTCGTGTTCGGCAACGAAGAGCGCTTCGTCACGGTCGCGCGCCTCGACAACCTCGGCAAGGGTGCGTCGGGCGCCGCGATCCAGTGCATGAACCTCGCCATCGGCTCGGCCGAGGACGCGGGCCTCACGCGCTGA
- a CDS encoding NAD(P)-dependent oxidoreductase, with the protein MDLGFIGLGEMGQAIATNLLKAGHTVRVWNRSRERAEPLAAFGAQIVDTPADAFRGDAVFSMLGDDAAVRAVFDDALLAQAPRGLIHVNMATVSVALAESLAHAHASRGLDYVAAPVMGRPDVAAAARLTIMAGGPAEAIDRVQPLFDAIGQKTWRFGSLPQHANVAKIAANFTLASAIETLGEASALLGAHGVAMRDFLDVITNSVFPGPVYEGYGSMIAERRYEPARFKARLGLKDVRLALEAGDATSVPLPVASVVRDSLLDALAHGGGEQDFAVLGEVALRRAGR; encoded by the coding sequence ATGGATCTCGGGTTTATCGGGCTGGGCGAAATGGGGCAGGCGATCGCGACGAACCTGCTGAAGGCGGGCCACACGGTGCGGGTCTGGAACCGTTCGCGCGAGCGTGCCGAGCCGCTCGCGGCATTCGGCGCGCAGATCGTCGACACGCCGGCCGATGCGTTTCGCGGCGACGCGGTGTTCTCGATGCTCGGCGACGACGCGGCCGTGCGCGCCGTGTTCGACGACGCGCTGCTCGCGCAGGCGCCGCGCGGCCTGATCCACGTGAACATGGCGACGGTGTCGGTCGCGCTGGCCGAATCGCTCGCGCATGCACACGCGTCGCGCGGCCTCGACTACGTCGCCGCGCCGGTGATGGGCCGGCCCGACGTCGCGGCCGCCGCGCGCCTGACGATCATGGCGGGCGGTCCCGCCGAGGCGATCGACCGCGTGCAGCCGCTGTTCGACGCGATCGGCCAGAAAACCTGGCGCTTCGGTTCGTTGCCGCAGCATGCGAACGTCGCGAAGATCGCCGCGAACTTCACGCTAGCGTCGGCGATCGAGACGCTCGGCGAGGCGTCCGCGCTGCTCGGCGCGCATGGCGTCGCGATGCGCGACTTCCTCGACGTGATCACGAACAGCGTGTTTCCGGGGCCCGTCTACGAAGGCTACGGTTCGATGATCGCCGAGCGGCGCTACGAGCCCGCGCGCTTCAAGGCGCGCCTCGGGCTGAAGGATGTGCGGCTCGCGCTGGAGGCCGGCGACGCCACGTCGGTGCCGCTGCCGGTGGCGAGCGTCGTGCGCGACAGCCTGCTCGACGCGCTCGCGCACGGCGGCGGCGAGCAGGATTTCGCGGTGCTCGGCGAAGTCGCGCTGCGCCGCGCGGGCCGCTGA
- a CDS encoding flavodoxin family protein, whose product MSNIVIVYHSGYGHTQKLAEAVHAGAQDAGATVRLIAVGDLDDAGWAALDAADAIVFGAPTYMGGPSAQFKQFADATSKAWFTQKWKDKIAAGFTNSATMNGDKFSTIQYFVTLSMQHGMVWVGTSLMPANSKAATRNDINYLGGSTGLLAQSPADATPDEGPLPGDLETGKAFGRRVAEATARWVAGSR is encoded by the coding sequence ATGTCGAACATCGTCATCGTCTATCACAGCGGCTACGGTCACACGCAGAAACTGGCCGAGGCCGTTCACGCGGGCGCGCAGGACGCCGGCGCGACCGTACGCCTGATCGCCGTCGGCGACCTCGACGACGCGGGCTGGGCCGCCCTCGACGCGGCCGACGCGATCGTCTTCGGCGCGCCGACCTACATGGGCGGCCCGTCGGCACAGTTCAAGCAGTTTGCCGACGCGACGTCGAAAGCGTGGTTCACGCAGAAGTGGAAAGACAAGATCGCCGCGGGCTTCACGAACTCCGCGACGATGAACGGCGACAAGTTCTCGACGATTCAATATTTCGTCACGCTGTCGATGCAGCATGGGATGGTGTGGGTCGGCACGAGCCTGATGCCGGCCAACTCGAAGGCGGCCACGCGCAACGACATCAACTACCTCGGCGGCTCCACGGGCCTGCTCGCGCAGTCGCCGGCGGATGCGACGCCCGACGAGGGCCCGCTGCCGGGCGACCTCGAGACCGGGAAGGCATTTGGCCGGCGCGTCGCCGAAGCGACGGCACGCTGGGTTGCCGGCAGCCGCTGA
- a CDS encoding OmpW/AlkL family protein, translating into MKKTLLCAAAGAAALAPLAAHAQSAGSNVVTLGWFHVMPQQSSTPMTTNVAPTPINTPLRLPPSFTSPGTGLRTSGADTVGLTVSHFLTDHIAVTSVAGVPPVFKVSGQGTIKPPGPAGALGTQNIGLASVNPIVKSVRQWSPAVLLQYYFGQATAKFRPFLGLGVSYNWFSDLQLNTNFIKQTQDNLGAILAAGAGKPGTTSVEAKASSSWQPVFNAGLQYNMTEHFGLIASVTYIPLKTTSTVTIKAADGSVLAESKSDLKADPIISYVGMTYKF; encoded by the coding sequence ATGAAGAAAACCCTTCTCTGCGCGGCGGCGGGCGCCGCCGCACTGGCGCCGCTCGCGGCGCACGCGCAGAGCGCCGGCAGCAACGTCGTCACGCTGGGCTGGTTCCACGTGATGCCGCAGCAGAGCAGCACGCCGATGACGACCAACGTCGCGCCGACGCCGATCAACACGCCGCTGCGGCTGCCGCCGTCGTTCACGTCGCCGGGCACGGGGCTGCGCACGAGCGGCGCCGACACCGTCGGCCTGACGGTCAGCCACTTCCTGACCGACCACATCGCGGTCACGTCGGTGGCCGGCGTGCCGCCGGTGTTCAAGGTGTCGGGCCAGGGCACGATCAAGCCGCCCGGCCCGGCCGGCGCGCTCGGCACGCAGAACATCGGGCTCGCGTCGGTCAACCCGATCGTGAAGAGCGTACGGCAGTGGAGCCCGGCCGTGCTGCTGCAGTACTACTTCGGGCAGGCAACCGCGAAGTTCCGGCCGTTCCTCGGCCTCGGCGTGTCGTACAACTGGTTCAGCGACCTGCAGCTCAACACGAACTTCATCAAGCAGACGCAGGACAACCTCGGCGCGATTCTCGCGGCGGGCGCGGGCAAGCCGGGTACGACATCGGTGGAGGCGAAGGCGTCGTCGTCATGGCAGCCGGTGTTCAACGCGGGCCTGCAGTACAACATGACGGAGCATTTCGGGCTGATCGCGTCGGTGACGTACATCCCGCTGAAGACGACGTCGACGGTGACGATCAAGGCAGCCGATGGTTCGGTGCTCGCCGAGTCGAAATCGGACCTGAAAGCCGACCCGATCATCAGCTACGTCGGGATGACCTACAAGTTCTGA
- a CDS encoding DUF2957 domain-containing protein codes for MKRNLILAAALAAPLLSACGGGSDNPPPLVEDRLCPASLDYSTVFTGGAGSGELAKVQLDTTKMTWQVTYVESPVPQTTGTVVPTRAGTVDSGTLTQETLLPTNKLNQCAFRLNGASLDATRPARIFVGFGVAGGTIPGKEIQFNGVLGQAAVPDTKFPYYPFIGFSSIETNIANVAGTYSHVGFGEVPSQNFAPASIDAKVTINADGSWTKCDTTGQFAGGACLQQGTNFVQSADGSGAFQSNNYSSQLKPTLSATPQGKGFMIVGKLRNQLVPILVRTGVANPNPTPDSNGVPGLTADDESSISILAPQTAIAAGSQNGEYIGVDSEFNYRTTALINTQATLLDPFQPSQASLTRVLDLDYTQKVPGTVTTIHTGSGSTSPTGKFIFSGGVFGFLDNAGSTPYFTIGAFVQ; via the coding sequence ATGAAGCGCAACCTCATTCTGGCGGCGGCCCTTGCCGCCCCCCTTCTTTCCGCCTGCGGCGGCGGCAGCGACAACCCGCCCCCGCTCGTCGAAGACCGGCTCTGTCCTGCGTCGCTCGACTACAGCACCGTGTTTACGGGCGGCGCGGGCAGCGGCGAACTCGCCAAGGTCCAGCTCGACACGACCAAGATGACCTGGCAGGTGACGTACGTCGAATCGCCGGTTCCGCAAACGACCGGCACCGTCGTGCCGACCCGCGCGGGCACCGTCGACAGCGGCACGCTCACGCAGGAAACGCTGCTGCCGACCAACAAGCTGAACCAGTGCGCGTTCCGCCTGAACGGCGCAAGCCTCGACGCGACGCGCCCGGCACGGATCTTCGTCGGCTTCGGCGTCGCCGGCGGCACGATTCCCGGCAAGGAAATCCAGTTCAACGGCGTGCTCGGCCAGGCCGCGGTGCCCGACACGAAATTCCCGTACTACCCGTTCATCGGCTTCTCGTCGATCGAGACCAACATCGCGAACGTTGCGGGCACATACAGCCATGTCGGCTTCGGCGAAGTACCGTCGCAGAACTTCGCGCCCGCGTCGATCGACGCGAAGGTGACGATCAACGCGGACGGCTCGTGGACCAAGTGCGACACGACCGGCCAGTTCGCCGGCGGCGCGTGCTTGCAGCAGGGCACGAACTTCGTGCAGTCCGCGGACGGCAGCGGCGCGTTCCAGTCGAACAACTACAGCAGCCAGTTGAAGCCGACGCTGTCGGCAACGCCGCAGGGCAAGGGCTTCATGATCGTCGGCAAGCTGCGCAACCAGCTCGTGCCGATCCTCGTGCGCACCGGCGTCGCGAACCCGAACCCGACGCCCGACAGCAACGGCGTGCCGGGCCTCACCGCCGACGACGAATCGAGCATCTCGATCCTCGCGCCGCAGACGGCGATCGCCGCCGGCTCGCAGAACGGCGAGTACATCGGCGTCGACAGCGAGTTCAACTACCGGACCACCGCGCTGATCAACACCCAGGCGACGCTGCTCGATCCGTTCCAGCCGTCTCAGGCGTCGCTCACGAGAGTGCTCGACCTCGACTACACGCAGAAGGTGCCGGGCACGGTCACGACGATCCACACAGGTTCGGGCAGCACGTCGCCGACCGGCAAGTTCATCTTCTCGGGTGGCGTGTTCGGTTTCCTCGATAACGCGGGATCGACGCCGTATTTCACGATCGGCGCGTTCGTCCAGTAA
- a CDS encoding efflux RND transporter periplasmic adaptor subunit → MPDHNLDKLKIDRRPIAPAPRRRRWVRYAVAAALAVVAIVAGVALTGRPTVETTSVTSAYPYQNDTQLNATGYVVPQRKAAVASKGQGRVEWLGVLEGTRVKKDEIIARLESRDVEASRAQALAQAKVARANLGVQQAELKDAEIALRRTAALAPRGAVPAAQLDIDTARVNKARASLSSGEATIVSADANAQAAQVAVDQTVIRAPFDGIVLAKHANVGDNITPFSSASDSKGAVVTIADMDTLEVEADVAESNIAKIRAEQPCEILLDALPDLRFAGRVSRIVPTVDRSKATVLVKVRFVDRDDRALPDMSAKIAFLSKPVSAQDRQPVTAVQASAVVERDGRPVVFVVKDDTVHAAAVTAGMRIGELVAIRGVKPGDTIVLAPGAKLKDGAKVTVAKK, encoded by the coding sequence TTGCCCGATCACAATCTGGACAAACTGAAAATCGACCGGCGTCCGATCGCACCGGCGCCACGCCGGCGCCGGTGGGTCCGCTATGCGGTCGCCGCCGCACTCGCCGTCGTCGCGATCGTCGCCGGCGTCGCGCTCACGGGCCGGCCGACGGTCGAAACCACGTCCGTCACGTCCGCGTACCCGTACCAGAACGACACGCAACTCAATGCGACCGGCTACGTCGTGCCGCAGCGCAAGGCCGCGGTCGCGTCGAAGGGCCAGGGGCGCGTCGAATGGCTCGGCGTGCTCGAAGGCACGCGCGTGAAGAAGGACGAGATCATCGCGCGCCTCGAAAGCCGTGACGTCGAGGCGTCGCGGGCACAGGCGCTGGCGCAGGCGAAGGTCGCCCGTGCGAACCTCGGCGTGCAGCAGGCCGAGCTGAAGGACGCCGAAATCGCGTTGCGCCGCACTGCGGCGCTCGCGCCGAGGGGCGCCGTGCCGGCCGCGCAGCTCGACATCGATACGGCCCGCGTGAACAAGGCGCGTGCGTCGCTCAGCAGCGGCGAGGCCACGATCGTGTCCGCCGACGCCAACGCGCAGGCCGCGCAGGTCGCAGTCGACCAGACGGTGATCCGCGCGCCGTTCGACGGGATCGTGCTCGCGAAGCACGCGAACGTCGGCGACAACATCACACCGTTCTCGTCCGCGTCGGACAGCAAGGGCGCGGTCGTGACGATCGCCGACATGGACACGCTCGAGGTCGAAGCCGACGTCGCCGAATCGAACATCGCGAAAATCCGCGCCGAGCAGCCCTGCGAGATCCTGCTCGACGCGCTGCCCGACCTGCGCTTCGCGGGCCGCGTGTCGCGCATCGTGCCGACCGTCGACCGCTCGAAGGCCACCGTGCTCGTGAAGGTGCGCTTCGTCGACCGCGACGACCGCGCGCTGCCCGACATGAGCGCGAAGATCGCGTTTCTGTCGAAGCCCGTGTCGGCGCAGGACCGGCAGCCCGTGACGGCCGTACAGGCAAGCGCGGTCGTCGAGCGCGACGGCCGGCCGGTCGTGTTCGTCGTGAAGGACGACACCGTGCACGCGGCGGCCGTCACGGCCGGCATGCGGATCGGCGAGCTCGTCGCGATCCGCGGCGTGAAACCCGGCGACACGATCGTGCTCGCGCCGGGCGCGAAGCTGAAGGACGGCGCGAAAGTGACCGTCGCGAAGAAGTAG
- a CDS encoding LysE family translocator, producing MNLHTWWLFVATVFVVSAIPGPNMLLVMTHGARHGLRRSSATMAGCLTALVLMLSVSAAGLGAVLEAWPAMFNTLRFAGAAYLVYLGVKAWRARVDDAPSAADVETVSRQAAPASRWTLFRNGFLVAGSNPKAILFAAALLPQFINAAEPTLPQIGILVVTFAVIEVSWYLVYASFGTRIGATLKSQSVAKVFNRLTGGLFVGFGAMMALVRH from the coding sequence ATGAACCTGCATACGTGGTGGCTTTTCGTGGCGACGGTGTTCGTCGTGTCGGCGATTCCTGGCCCGAACATGCTGCTCGTGATGACGCACGGCGCGCGGCACGGGCTGCGGCGCTCGTCGGCGACGATGGCCGGCTGCCTGACCGCGCTGGTGCTGATGCTGTCGGTGTCGGCGGCGGGGCTCGGCGCGGTGCTCGAGGCATGGCCGGCGATGTTCAATACGCTGCGTTTCGCGGGTGCGGCTTACCTCGTCTATCTCGGCGTGAAGGCGTGGCGCGCGCGCGTGGACGACGCGCCGTCGGCCGCCGACGTCGAAACCGTGTCGCGCCAGGCTGCGCCGGCGTCGCGCTGGACGCTGTTCCGCAACGGCTTCCTGGTTGCGGGCAGCAACCCGAAGGCGATCCTGTTCGCGGCTGCGCTGCTGCCGCAGTTCATCAACGCGGCCGAGCCGACGCTGCCGCAGATCGGCATCCTCGTCGTCACGTTCGCGGTGATCGAGGTGAGCTGGTATCTCGTCTACGCGTCGTTCGGCACGCGTATCGGCGCGACGCTGAAGAGCCAGAGCGTCGCGAAGGTCTTCAACCGGCTGACGGGCGGGTTGTTCGTCGGCTTCGGCGCGATGATGGCGCTGGTCCGTCACTGA
- a CDS encoding DUF2957 domain-containing protein, with protein sequence MSHALSKGVATAFAIAPFLVACGGGDSGGALAPINAPQCSGSSCGTQGPPPSQPVNGSLCPANADIVKSTYLGGAGSGEIVSVNIDAVAMTYTLKWLESPIPLKTGTVTPSRVGTTITGKVIHPPTGTLPTAEQTRCAFVLTPGTGPAPDGSTYSTAADFNQANPPMLLVGMGVAGGGIPGATIQYDGLTIIPGVVQNVGQVPNRHFDFYPFLGFANTTTDLSKLPGTYNALIYHLVPSGNYATKGSNSSETFDANGACTSAGSGGCQTTGDPWKTSAKGGYFDSTKAPQTLPQTQLPIVGATGKSATAHMVIGQLNGATVPVIVRTGNVNLGTPPLHTDAQVDDESGIAVLGAATAITSGAIDGGYAGADSNFKYTAALIRGSNASFINPTTQAEEDGFTLDYGQATPGLLNAKTTPPSGATYPSASGVVIATGGLYAALVQGTVNGGVTSTSANSTTSSTPYFGVGAQISK encoded by the coding sequence ATGTCGCACGCCTTATCGAAGGGGGTGGCAACGGCCTTTGCCATTGCCCCTTTCCTGGTTGCATGTGGTGGAGGGGATTCCGGCGGCGCGCTCGCGCCGATCAATGCGCCCCAATGTTCCGGATCGAGCTGCGGCACGCAAGGGCCGCCGCCGTCACAACCCGTCAACGGTTCACTGTGTCCGGCCAACGCCGACATCGTGAAGAGCACGTATCTCGGCGGTGCCGGTAGCGGCGAGATCGTCAGCGTCAACATCGACGCGGTCGCGATGACGTACACGCTCAAGTGGCTCGAATCGCCGATTCCGCTGAAGACGGGCACCGTCACGCCCAGCCGCGTCGGCACGACGATCACCGGCAAGGTCATCCACCCGCCGACCGGCACGCTGCCGACCGCCGAGCAGACGCGCTGCGCGTTCGTCCTCACGCCGGGCACGGGCCCCGCGCCGGACGGCTCGACCTACTCGACGGCCGCCGACTTCAACCAGGCGAACCCGCCGATGCTGCTCGTCGGCATGGGCGTCGCGGGCGGCGGCATTCCCGGCGCGACGATCCAGTACGACGGGCTGACGATCATCCCGGGCGTCGTGCAGAACGTCGGCCAGGTGCCGAACCGCCACTTCGATTTCTATCCGTTCCTCGGTTTCGCGAACACGACGACCGACCTGTCGAAGCTGCCGGGCACGTACAACGCGCTGATCTACCACCTCGTGCCGTCGGGCAACTACGCGACGAAGGGCTCGAACTCGAGCGAGACGTTCGACGCGAACGGCGCATGCACGTCGGCCGGTTCGGGCGGCTGCCAGACGACCGGCGACCCGTGGAAGACGAGCGCGAAAGGCGGCTACTTCGACAGCACGAAGGCACCGCAGACGCTGCCGCAGACGCAACTGCCGATCGTCGGCGCGACCGGCAAGTCGGCGACCGCGCACATGGTGATCGGCCAGCTCAACGGCGCGACGGTGCCGGTGATCGTGCGCACGGGCAACGTGAACCTCGGTACGCCGCCGCTGCACACCGACGCGCAGGTCGACGACGAATCGGGCATCGCAGTGCTCGGCGCGGCGACGGCGATCACGTCGGGCGCGATCGACGGCGGCTACGCAGGCGCGGACTCGAACTTCAAGTACACGGCCGCCCTGATCCGCGGCAGCAACGCGTCGTTCATCAACCCGACCACGCAGGCCGAGGAAGACGGCTTCACGCTCGACTACGGCCAGGCGACGCCGGGCCTGCTGAACGCGAAGACGACGCCGCCGAGCGGCGCGACCTACCCGTCCGCTTCGGGCGTGGTGATCGCGACGGGCGGGCTGTACGCGGCGCTCGTGCAGGGCACGGTGAACGGCGGCGTCACGTCGACGTCGGCGAACTCGACGACTTCGTCGACACCGTACTTCGGCGTGGGCGCGCAGATCAGCAAGTAG